The Drosophila mauritiana strain mau12 chromosome 2R, ASM438214v1, whole genome shotgun sequence genome has a segment encoding these proteins:
- the LOC117135844 gene encoding 2-oxoisovalerate dehydrogenase subunit beta, mitochondrial isoform X4 codes for MNIVSAQLGNSLYNCVRSNLIWPLWTRSHFTYYPTSLGTGKRMNMFNAINNAMDLALDEDKSALLFGEDVGFGGVFRCSVNLRDKYGSQRVFNTPLCEQGIAGYVISNRKLYEMCTNINNQKLLFAFNTLQ; via the exons ATGAACATCGTAAGCGCTCAACTGGGGAATAGTTTGTATAATTGCGTGCGGTCTAATCTAATATGGCCCTTGTGGACTCGATCACATTTTACCTACTATCCTACATCTTTGGGAACTGGAAAACGAATGAATATGTTTAACGCCATAAATAATGCAATGGATTTGGCTCTAGACGAAGACAAATCCGCATTGTTGTTTGGCGAGGATGTGGGATTCGGTGGAGTTTTTCG GTGTTCAGTTAATCTACGGGATAAGTACGGAAGTCAGCGTGTTTTTAATACTCCCCTATGTGAGCAAGGAATCGCAGGGTACGTCATTTCGAACCGGAAATTATATGAAATGTgtacaaatattaataatcag AAATTGCTGTTTGCATTCAACA
- the LOC117135844 gene encoding 2-oxoisovalerate dehydrogenase subunit beta, mitochondrial isoform X5 has protein sequence MNIVSAQLGNSLYNCVRSNLIWPLWTRSHFTYYPTSLGTGKRMNMFNAINNAMDLALDEDKSALLFGEDVGFGGVFRCSVNLRDKYGSQRVFNTPLCEQGIAGYVISNRKLYEMCTNINNQLCNRCG, from the exons ATGAACATCGTAAGCGCTCAACTGGGGAATAGTTTGTATAATTGCGTGCGGTCTAATCTAATATGGCCCTTGTGGACTCGATCACATTTTACCTACTATCCTACATCTTTGGGAACTGGAAAACGAATGAATATGTTTAACGCCATAAATAATGCAATGGATTTGGCTCTAGACGAAGACAAATCCGCATTGTTGTTTGGCGAGGATGTGGGATTCGGTGGAGTTTTTCG GTGTTCAGTTAATCTACGGGATAAGTACGGAAGTCAGCGTGTTTTTAATACTCCCCTATGTGAGCAAGGAATCGCAGGGTACGTCATTTCGAACCGGAAATTATATGAAATGTgtacaaatattaataatcag